The Rhodobacter sp. 24-YEA-8 DNA segment CTTTTCTCCGGATCTCGCTTCGGTAGCAGCGATGACGGGGCAGAGCCCGGAAGCAGTGATCGCCGCCCATCTCGGCGGCGCGTATCAGGTCAGCCTTTACGGCTTTGCACCGGGCTATGCCTATCTGACCGGCGTGCCGGATTCGATCCGCCTGCCTCGCAAATCCGCTGCCATCCGCGACATCCCGGCGGGGTCCGTTTTGATCGCGGGTTCGCAATGCATTGTTTCGACACTGAAAATGCCAACCGGATGGTGGATCATTGGCCGTTCGGCCACAAGGATCCTGACGGCTGATGCGGCCCGCCCCTTTCTCTTCGATCCCGGCGACCGGGTACGGTTTCGCCGTATTCGCCAGGACGATCCGGAAATGGCCCCGGAAATGACCGATGTCTGAGGTCGAACTCTGCCTGCGCTTTGCCGGCCCGCATGTCTCGATCCAGGACGAGGGCAGGCCAGGCTGGGCGCGTTTTGGTGTGCCGCAATCGGGCGCGATGGACCGGCTCGCCATGCGGGCGGCGAATGCGGCCATCGGGAATGCCCCCGGCACGCCGGTAATCGAGATTTCGCGCGGCGGCGTTCAGATCGGCTGCGAGGCGGGAGAGATCGCCTTTGCCCTCACCGGCGGTGGTTTCATCCTGGAACATGCCGGCCAGCGCCTGGGATCCTGGTCACGCGGGCTGCTTCGGGCCGGGGAAACCTTGGTGATCAGGCCTGGCATCTGGGGCAATTGGTGTTATCTGGCCTTTGCCGGGCAAAGCCTGATACCGACCTGGCTGGAGAGCGCCGCCACCCATGGGGCTTCCGGCTTCGGAGGTGGCAAACTTGCGATGGGTTCAAAGCTGCATTTTGCCCCTGTCGGGCCGCGCCTGCCTTTGTCGCCGCATATCCCCTGCCCGATCCTGGCGCGCCCCCGCCATATATTGCGTGTCACGCCCGGCCCGCAGGAGCGTTATTTTCCCGAAAGCACCATCGAGGCGCTCTATGCCGGCCCCTGGAATGTGACCAGCGCAGCGGATCGGATGGGAACCCGCATTAACGGCCCTGCAATTGCACCGCGTGCGCCGCTTGATATGGCCTCAGAACCGCTCACGCGCGGCTCGATCCAGGTGGCAGGGGATGGGGTCGCGACGATCCTCACCGCCGATCATCAGACAACGGGCGGCTATCCCCGGATTGCGACGGTGCTGGATTGCGACCTTGACGCCTTCGCGCAGGTGGCGCCGGGCCAGAGGATCGCCTTCGTGCCGGTTACGCCTGGACAGGCCATTGCTTTCGCCCGGCAGCACCAGTCCGCCTCGGAGCGTTATATTGCGCGCCTCGCTTCCCGGGGTCAGCCGGTTTAGGGCCTTTTCCTGCCCTCCTGCAGCTGGGCGAGAACCTGATCTCTTCCAAAAGCCTGTCGCGCTGCCGCAAGCTCTGTGCGCCAGATCACCTCTTGCCGCGCCAATTGCTGGTTCAGTTTTGTCCTGCGCCCGGCCGCCCATGCTTCATAGACCAGAAATCTCTGTGCCTCGGTCATATCCGCCATCGCCGCCTCATCCGGAACCCGGTTCAGCGCCGCCAGCCTTTCTCTGACTGCCTCCCGCTCTGCCGCAGCTTTGGCGAGGCTGGCCGCCCGAAGTTCAAGCACCATGCCGGCCATCCTGCGCAGCCGATGCAGTTTTTCGGCCCGATTCATCGCTCATCTCCGTTTTCTGGCTTTTTCCCTCATCATGGCGGCGAACCGGATCGCCGCCGCCACGGCGGCATAATGTTCGCGCCGGATCTCCTGGCCGATCTCGGTGATCCCGTAGATTGCCCGCGCGGTGGCAGGATCGCGCCGGATCGGCACCCCGGCCTCCTGCGCGCGTTCCTTTATCCGCGCCGCGATTTCATCGATTCCCTTGGCAACACAAACCGGCGCCCCACCCCTGATCCGGTCCCATTTCAGCGCGACGGCGTAATGGGTCGGGTTGACGATCACCACATCCGCGCCCGGCACATCGGCAAGCATCTGCCGCGTCGCAATTTCCTGCGCGCGGCGCCGGCGATCAGCCTTCATATGCGGATCGCCCTCGCTGTCTTTCATCTCATCGGTCAGGTCTTTCCGTGTCATCCGGTTGCGCCGCATGAATTCGGCCCGTTGCCAGAGGTAATCCACCGCGCCGATAACAGCGTTGAGCGCGATCAACAGGGCAAGGAAACCGGCAAGCAGACTGACCAGCAAAAGTGCCACCTGCCCGGCCCCGAGCCGGGTACTGCCAATGATCTGATCGGCGCGGCTGGTCAGAAACAGGGCCAGGGCCAGCGAAATCAGAACCATTTTCACTGATTTCTTCAGGAAATCGACGAGGCCGCCGCGCCCGAATTTCTGTCCGAAATTGCTGATAATCGAGATCCGGGACATTTTCATAGTCAGCTTCGACGGTGCAAAAACAAACCCTTTTGACGTAATCAGCCAGATCAGGATCAATGCCGCCGGCACCAGCAGGAGCGCGATGACCGGCCCGGCCATCGACAGAGCAGCCCTACCGATCACGGCGGCCGCCCCCTGATCGCCGGGCCCCGGCAGGCGGTCGGCCTGATCGAAAAAGGTCGCCGCCACCTCTCCGGCCCGGGTGATGGCAGCTTTGCCAAAAATGGCGGCGGCCAGCAGAATGCCCGCACCCGCAAGCGCGGTGTGGATATCTTCGGATCTGATCGCATCGCCCTCTTCCCGTGCCCTTTCCAGCCGGCGGGGAGTGGGGTCGAACTGCTTTTCATCCTGATCACTGTCGGAGCCTGACATCACCAGGGTCCGAACGGGTCAAGCAGGCGGACGCCCAGGGCATCGTGCCAGCTTTGCAGCAGGAAAGGACTGGCCAGAGCAAGCAGGATCAGGCCGCCAAGGGTCAGGGCCGGCGCTCCGATAAAGGTCACCATCAGAGAGGGCATGGCGCGGTTGATGGCCCCGAGCGCAAGATTATAGAGCAATGCCGCGAGGATGAACGGTGCAGAAAGCGTGAACGCGAGGGAGAAGGCCCGCGCGGTCAGCCCCAGCGCCCAGCGCGAGATCTCGCCCGGATCCGGCAGCTGACCAGCAGGCAAAACTTCATAGGAATAGACCAGCAGTTCAACAGATCGCGCCAGCCCGCCCATAGAGCAAAACAGAACAAGCCCGCCAAGTGTCAGCAGATTGGAGACGATGGGCTGGGGCTCGGGCCCGGTTCCGTTGAACATCTGGGCCAGTGAAATCGACTGACCGATCATCGTTCCTGCGGTTTGCAGGCAAAGGATCATCAGGCGCAGCGTGAAACCAAGGAGCAGGCCCGCGACAAGCTCTGCCGCAATGTTGAGGGGGGTAAAGACGGTGCTTTGCGGATCAGGGCCAAGCAGGCCAGCGGGCGCCTCAAGAACGGCGGGAAACACAATCGCCGCGATGACCATTACGGCGGTGATCTTAACCTTTTGTGGCAGGAAGCTTTCGCCCAAACCGGGGAGCAATGCGACCGCCGCGCCGACGCGCAGGAAAACCAGCGCCGCCTGCCAGATCACCGCCTCTGCGATGCTGAAAACGCCGCTGAGTTGCGCGATCAGGCCGGTCATGCCGCGACCTGCCCGAATAGCGCAGGTCGACTGTCCGCGCCGATTTCCTCATAGGAGAGGACAGGAACCCTGAGCCCCCGCGCCTGAATGACAGTGCGCAGGAACCGTCGTCTTGCCGCCGAGGTGACGATGGCAGGCGAGGCGCCGTTCTCGCCGGCTTGCCCGACCCGCTCAGCTATCCCATTGGCAAGCTTTGCAAAAACATCCGGCGGCAGGGCGACATCGCGCAATCCGCGATCCCCGTCGGTTTGATGGGCCTGGAAGGTCCGCTCCCATTCGGGGGCAAGCTGGATCAGCGGCACGGTTCCGTCTTCGCGGCGGAATTCGGCAACGATCTGGAAGCCGAGGCGCTGACGGACATGTTCGCAGACCGCCTCGGGGGAGCCGAAACTGCGCGCCTCGGCGACCGCTTCCAGGATCAG contains these protein-coding regions:
- a CDS encoding allophanate hydrolase subunit 1, with translation MTDAPRFRPVAEHGLLVEFGEGVNTALHDRVMALDAVLNAAPLPAMIETVPGNACLLVRFDCLATDHASVEADIRQRLGTGRPQVPEGQLHDVTVCYDAPFSPDLASVAAMTGQSPEAVIAAHLGGAYQVSLYGFAPGYAYLTGVPDSIRLPRKSAAIRDIPAGSVLIAGSQCIVSTLKMPTGWWIIGRSATRILTADAARPFLFDPGDRVRFRRIRQDDPEMAPEMTDV
- a CDS encoding biotin-dependent carboxyltransferase family protein, with product MSEVELCLRFAGPHVSIQDEGRPGWARFGVPQSGAMDRLAMRAANAAIGNAPGTPVIEISRGGVQIGCEAGEIAFALTGGGFILEHAGQRLGSWSRGLLRAGETLVIRPGIWGNWCYLAFAGQSLIPTWLESAATHGASGFGGGKLAMGSKLHFAPVGPRLPLSPHIPCPILARPRHILRVTPGPQERYFPESTIEALYAGPWNVTSAADRMGTRINGPAIAPRAPLDMASEPLTRGSIQVAGDGVATILTADHQTTGGYPRIATVLDCDLDAFAQVAPGQRIAFVPVTPGQAIAFARQHQSASERYIARLASRGQPV
- a CDS encoding flagellar biosynthesis protein FlhB is translated as MSGSDSDQDEKQFDPTPRRLERAREEGDAIRSEDIHTALAGAGILLAAAIFGKAAITRAGEVAATFFDQADRLPGPGDQGAAAVIGRAALSMAGPVIALLLVPAALILIWLITSKGFVFAPSKLTMKMSRISIISNFGQKFGRGGLVDFLKKSVKMVLISLALALFLTSRADQIIGSTRLGAGQVALLLVSLLAGFLALLIALNAVIGAVDYLWQRAEFMRRNRMTRKDLTDEMKDSEGDPHMKADRRRRAQEIATRQMLADVPGADVVIVNPTHYAVALKWDRIRGGAPVCVAKGIDEIAARIKERAQEAGVPIRRDPATARAIYGITEIGQEIRREHYAAVAAAIRFAAMMREKARKRR
- a CDS encoding flagellar biosynthetic protein FliR, producing MTGLIAQLSGVFSIAEAVIWQAALVFLRVGAAVALLPGLGESFLPQKVKITAVMVIAAIVFPAVLEAPAGLLGPDPQSTVFTPLNIAAELVAGLLLGFTLRLMILCLQTAGTMIGQSISLAQMFNGTGPEPQPIVSNLLTLGGLVLFCSMGGLARSVELLVYSYEVLPAGQLPDPGEISRWALGLTARAFSLAFTLSAPFILAALLYNLALGAINRAMPSLMVTFIGAPALTLGGLILLALASPFLLQSWHDALGVRLLDPFGPW